Proteins from a single region of Streptomyces sp. HUAS 15-9:
- a CDS encoding ABC transporter ATP-binding protein, with the protein MTALLEVEDLRVAYGKIEAVKGISFSVEAGQVVTLIGTNGAGKTTTLRTLSGLLKPTSGRIVFDGKPLTSVPAHKIVALGLAHSPEGRHIFPRLTIAENLQLGAFLRKDKEGIEKDIQRAYDLFPILGERRKQAAGTLSGGEQQMLAMGRALMSQPKLLMLDEPSMGLSPIMMQKIMATISELKSQGTTILLVEQNAQAALSLADQGHVMEVGNIVLSGTGQDLLHDESVRKAYLGED; encoded by the coding sequence GTGACCGCACTGCTGGAGGTCGAGGACCTCAGGGTCGCCTACGGCAAGATCGAGGCCGTCAAGGGCATCTCGTTCAGCGTCGAGGCCGGCCAGGTCGTCACCCTCATCGGCACCAACGGCGCCGGCAAGACGACGACCCTGCGCACCCTGTCGGGTCTGCTCAAGCCCACGTCGGGCAGGATCGTCTTCGACGGGAAGCCGCTCACCAGCGTCCCGGCGCACAAGATCGTCGCGCTCGGACTGGCCCACTCCCCCGAGGGCCGGCACATCTTCCCGCGCCTGACGATCGCGGAGAACCTCCAGCTCGGCGCATTCCTGCGCAAGGACAAGGAGGGCATCGAGAAGGACATCCAGCGCGCCTACGACCTGTTCCCCATCCTCGGGGAGCGCAGGAAGCAGGCCGCCGGCACCCTCTCGGGCGGTGAGCAGCAGATGCTGGCGATGGGCCGGGCCCTGATGTCCCAGCCGAAGCTGCTGATGCTCGACGAGCCGTCCATGGGGCTCTCCCCGATCATGATGCAGAAGATCATGGCGACCATCTCGGAGCTGAAGTCCCAGGGCACAACGATTCTGCTGGTCGAGCAGAACGCCCAGGCCGCCCTGTCGCTGGCCGACCAGGGCCACGTCATGGAGGTCGGCAACATCGTCCTGTCGGGCACCGGCCAGGACCTGCTGCACGACGAGTCCGTGCGCAAGGCCTACCTCGGCGAGGACTGA
- the pyk gene encoding pyruvate kinase produces the protein MRRAKIVCTLGPATDSYDQIKALVEAGMDVARFNLSHGSYAEHEERYQRVRKAADESGRSVGVLADLQGPKIRLGRFAEGPVLLERGDSFVITVEPGAEGDRDQCGTTYSGLAADVTPGERVLVDDGKVCLEVTSVDGPRVHTVVVEGGMVSDHKGLNLPGVAVSVPALSDKDEADLRWALRTGFDVIALSFVRSGKDVEDVHRIMDEEGRRLPVIAKVEKPQAVEAIDDIVAAFDGLMVARGDLGVEMPLEQVPIVQKRAIKLAKRNAKPVIVATQMLDSMIDNSRPTRAEASDVANAVIDGTDAVMLSGETSVGKYAVETVRTMARIVEAAEEDILAKGLSPLTERNKPRTQGGAVARAAAEMGDFLSASFLVAFTESGDTARRLSRYRSPIPLLAFTPEQATRSQLSLTWGVETFLGPYVGSTDAMVDQVDELLLKYGRCQKGDTVVITAGSPPGVSGSTNMVRVHHIGEDDSPK, from the coding sequence ATGCGCCGAGCAAAGATCGTTTGTACTCTGGGCCCCGCCACCGACTCGTACGACCAGATCAAGGCGCTGGTCGAGGCCGGAATGGACGTCGCCCGATTCAATCTCAGCCACGGCAGCTACGCCGAGCACGAGGAGCGTTACCAGCGCGTGCGAAAGGCGGCTGACGAGTCCGGCCGCAGCGTCGGGGTCCTCGCGGACCTTCAGGGTCCGAAGATCCGGCTCGGCCGATTCGCCGAAGGACCCGTACTCCTTGAACGCGGCGACTCCTTCGTCATCACCGTGGAGCCGGGCGCCGAGGGCGACCGCGACCAGTGCGGCACCACCTACTCCGGGCTCGCCGCCGACGTCACTCCGGGTGAGCGCGTCCTCGTCGACGACGGCAAGGTCTGCCTCGAGGTCACCTCCGTCGACGGCCCGCGCGTGCACACCGTCGTGGTCGAGGGCGGCATGGTCTCCGACCACAAGGGCCTGAACCTGCCCGGCGTCGCCGTCTCCGTCCCGGCGCTCTCCGACAAGGACGAGGCCGACCTCCGCTGGGCGCTGCGCACCGGCTTCGACGTCATCGCGCTGTCCTTCGTCCGCAGCGGCAAGGACGTCGAGGACGTGCACCGCATCATGGACGAGGAGGGCCGCCGCCTCCCGGTGATCGCCAAGGTGGAGAAGCCGCAGGCGGTCGAGGCGATCGACGACATCGTCGCCGCCTTCGACGGCCTCATGGTGGCCCGCGGCGATCTGGGCGTGGAGATGCCCCTGGAGCAGGTCCCGATCGTCCAGAAGCGCGCCATCAAGCTCGCCAAGCGCAACGCCAAGCCGGTCATCGTGGCGACGCAGATGCTCGACTCCATGATCGACAACTCCCGTCCGACCCGCGCGGAGGCCTCCGACGTCGCCAACGCGGTCATCGACGGCACGGACGCGGTGATGCTGTCCGGCGAGACGAGCGTCGGCAAGTACGCCGTGGAGACGGTGCGCACCATGGCCCGTATCGTCGAGGCGGCCGAGGAGGACATCCTGGCCAAGGGCCTTTCTCCACTGACCGAGCGGAACAAGCCCCGTACCCAGGGCGGCGCGGTCGCCCGGGCCGCGGCCGAGATGGGCGACTTCCTCAGCGCGAGTTTCCTGGTCGCCTTCACCGAGTCGGGCGACACCGCCCGCCGCCTGTCCCGCTACCGCTCGCCCATTCCGCTGCTGGCCTTCACCCCGGAGCAGGCCACCCGCTCGCAGCTCAGCCTCACCTGGGGCGTCGAGACCTTCCTCGGCCCGTACGTCGGCTCGACGGACGCGATGGTCGACCAGGTGGACGAACTCCTCCTGAAGTACGGCCGCTGCCAGAAGGGCGACACCGTGGTCATCACGGCCGGATCCCCGCCCGGCGTCTCCGGCTCCACCAACATGGTCCGTGTCCACCACATCGGCGAGGACGACAGCCCGAAGTAG
- a CDS encoding ABC transporter ATP-binding protein, producing the protein MTTPVLEARDVTMRFGGLTAVRSVDFTVNSGEIVGLIGPNGAGKTTFFNCLTGLYIPTEGTVAYQGKVLPPKPHLVTQAGIARTFQNIRLFANMTVLENVLVGRHTRTKEGLWSALLRGPGFRKAEKESEAKAMELLEFVGLAAKRDHLARNLPYGEQRKLEIARALASEPGLLLLDEPTAGMNPQETRTTEELVFAIRDKGIAVLVIEHDMRFIFNLCDRVAVLVQGEKLVEGTSDVVQADERVVAAYLGEPFEGEPGQAEAAEVEAAEAAAEAEEAAADEFADEAESTTGTTKGEAQ; encoded by the coding sequence ATGACGACACCTGTACTCGAAGCCCGTGACGTCACGATGCGCTTCGGCGGTCTCACCGCCGTCCGGTCCGTCGACTTCACGGTCAACAGCGGCGAGATCGTCGGCCTCATCGGCCCGAACGGCGCCGGCAAGACCACCTTCTTCAACTGCCTGACCGGTCTGTACATCCCCACCGAGGGCACGGTCGCGTACCAGGGCAAGGTCCTGCCGCCCAAGCCGCACCTGGTGACGCAGGCGGGCATCGCCCGCACGTTCCAGAACATCCGGCTCTTCGCCAACATGACCGTCCTGGAGAACGTCCTCGTGGGCCGCCACACGCGGACCAAGGAAGGCCTGTGGTCCGCGCTGCTGCGCGGCCCCGGCTTCCGCAAGGCCGAGAAGGAGTCCGAGGCGAAGGCCATGGAACTCCTGGAGTTCGTCGGCCTCGCCGCCAAGCGCGACCACCTCGCGCGCAACCTGCCCTACGGCGAGCAGCGCAAGCTGGAGATCGCCCGGGCACTGGCGAGCGAGCCCGGTCTGCTGCTGCTCGACGAGCCGACGGCCGGCATGAACCCGCAGGAGACCCGGACCACCGAGGAACTGGTCTTCGCCATCCGGGACAAGGGCATCGCCGTCCTCGTCATCGAGCACGACATGCGCTTCATCTTCAACCTGTGCGACCGCGTCGCCGTGCTCGTCCAGGGCGAGAAGCTCGTCGAGGGCACCTCGGACGTCGTACAGGCCGACGAGCGCGTCGTCGCCGCCTATCTGGGCGAGCCCTTCGAGGGTGAACCCGGCCAGGCGGAGGCCGCCGAGGTCGAGGCCGCCGAGGCCGCCGCCGAGGCCGAGGAGGCCGCCGCCGACGAGTTCGCCGACGAGGCGGAGAGCACCACCGGCACCACCAAGGGAGAGGCCCAGTGA
- a CDS encoding ANTAR domain-containing response regulator yields the protein MTPESPQPVDAPDDDKSHVPPLTTRVVIAEDEALIRLDLKEMLEEEGYTVVGEAGDGEQAVELAREHQPDLVILDVKMPKLDGISAAEKIAEESIAPVLMLTAFSQRDLVERARDAGAMAYLVKPFSKSDVVPAIEMAVSRFTELKQLEQEVADLTQRLETRKLVDRAKSILQTEYGLTEPAAFRWIQKTSMDRRMSMQQVAEAVIADSEEKKAGKG from the coding sequence GTGACCCCCGAGTCGCCCCAGCCCGTAGACGCGCCCGACGACGACAAGTCGCACGTGCCTCCGCTGACGACCCGAGTCGTCATCGCCGAGGACGAGGCCCTGATCCGGCTCGACCTCAAAGAGATGCTGGAGGAGGAGGGGTACACCGTCGTCGGCGAGGCCGGTGACGGCGAGCAGGCCGTGGAGCTCGCCCGTGAGCACCAGCCGGACCTGGTCATCCTCGATGTGAAGATGCCCAAGCTGGACGGCATCTCGGCGGCGGAGAAGATCGCCGAGGAGTCCATCGCACCGGTCCTCATGCTCACCGCCTTCTCACAGCGCGACCTGGTCGAGCGGGCCCGTGACGCCGGCGCCATGGCCTATCTGGTGAAGCCGTTCAGCAAGAGCGATGTCGTGCCGGCCATCGAGATGGCCGTCTCCCGCTTCACCGAGCTGAAGCAGCTGGAGCAGGAGGTCGCCGACCTCACCCAGCGGCTGGAGACCCGCAAGCTCGTCGACCGGGCGAAGTCGATCCTCCAGACCGAGTACGGGCTGACCGAGCCGGCCGCCTTCCGGTGGATCCAGAAGACCTCCATGGACCGCCGCATGTCCATGCAGCAGGTGGCCGAGGCCGTCATCGCGGACAGCGAGGAGAAGAAGGCAGGCAAGGGCTGA
- a CDS encoding pyridoxal phosphate-dependent decarboxylase family protein: protein MSTPHPLASGPEGPDALRPLVDTVLDALREGGRARGGPLPAGGPEAVAAAVVDAVGDVLPDEGDPDALRTLVRAFAAGAADPADPLCAAHLHCPPLALATAADLAVSALNPSLDSWDQAPAASALEALVTRELAHEIGLADSLITTGGTESNQLALLLAREAHGGSVRLVCGANAHHSLPRAAWLLGLPDPVVVPAPNGTLDPAALDEVLTRFPRPVLVAATAGTTDAGLIDPLPEIAGLCAAHGARLHIDAAYGGGLVFSERHREKLAGLEAAHTVTLDLHKLGWQPVAAGLLAVSRPRDLAVLQQHADYLNADDDTEAGLPDLLGRSLRTTRRPDVLKIAVTLRTLGRTGLGALVDQVCARAREFAALVQEHPAFELYDRPVISTVLFRPAAATDDTVAGVRRTLLHEGRAVLGRARLDGRLWLKATLLNPHTRPDELAELLKLVEGTPTR from the coding sequence ATGAGCACGCCGCACCCCCTCGCCTCAGGCCCCGAAGGCCCCGACGCCCTGCGGCCGTTGGTCGACACCGTGCTCGACGCCCTGCGGGAGGGCGGGCGGGCCCGTGGCGGACCGCTGCCCGCGGGCGGGCCGGAGGCTGTTGCCGCGGCCGTCGTGGATGCCGTGGGGGACGTACTGCCGGACGAGGGCGACCCCGACGCGCTGCGCACGCTCGTCCGCGCCTTCGCCGCGGGCGCCGCCGACCCCGCCGATCCCCTCTGCGCGGCGCACCTGCACTGTCCGCCGCTCGCCCTCGCCACCGCCGCCGACCTCGCCGTGAGCGCCCTCAACCCGTCCCTGGACTCCTGGGACCAGGCACCGGCCGCCTCCGCCCTCGAGGCCCTCGTCACCCGCGAGCTCGCCCACGAGATCGGCCTGGCCGACTCGCTGATCACCACCGGCGGCACCGAGTCCAACCAGCTCGCCCTGCTGCTCGCCCGCGAGGCCCACGGCGGCAGCGTGCGGCTCGTGTGCGGCGCCAACGCCCATCACTCCCTGCCCCGCGCGGCCTGGCTGCTGGGCCTGCCCGACCCGGTGGTCGTCCCCGCCCCCAACGGCACCCTCGACCCCGCCGCCCTCGACGAGGTCCTCACCCGCTTCCCCCGCCCCGTGCTGGTCGCCGCCACCGCGGGCACCACCGATGCCGGTCTCATCGACCCGCTCCCCGAGATCGCCGGCCTCTGCGCCGCCCACGGCGCCCGCCTGCACATCGACGCGGCGTACGGCGGCGGACTCGTCTTCAGCGAACGGCACCGCGAGAAGCTCGCCGGGCTGGAGGCCGCCCACACCGTCACCCTCGACCTGCACAAACTCGGCTGGCAGCCGGTCGCCGCGGGCCTGCTTGCCGTCTCCCGCCCCCGCGACCTGGCCGTGCTGCAGCAGCACGCCGACTACCTCAACGCCGACGACGACACCGAGGCCGGCCTGCCCGACCTGCTCGGCCGGTCCCTGCGCACCACCCGCCGCCCCGACGTTCTCAAGATCGCCGTCACCCTCAGGACCCTCGGCCGCACCGGCCTCGGCGCCCTCGTCGACCAGGTGTGCGCACGCGCAAGGGAGTTCGCGGCACTCGTCCAGGAGCACCCCGCCTTCGAGCTGTACGACCGGCCGGTCATCAGCACCGTCCTGTTCCGGCCCGCCGCGGCCACCGACGACACCGTCGCCGGCGTACGGCGCACCCTGCTGCACGAGGGCCGTGCCGTCCTCGGCCGGGCCCGCCTGGACGGCCGCCTCTGGCTCAAGGCCACCCTCCTGAACCCCCACACCCGGCCGGACGAGCTGGCCGAGCTGCTGAAACTCGTGGAAGGAACCCCCACCAGATGA
- a CDS encoding bifunctional metallophosphatase/5'-nucleotidase: MPLNRRKFLKKSAVTGAGVAIAGAAAAPAAQAAETGAVAKPTRPAKRWSLTVMGTTDLHGHVFNWDYFKNAEYTDKAGNAQGLSRISTLVNQIRAEKGRCNTLLLDAGDTIQGTPLTYYYAKVDPITAKGGPVHPMAQAMNAIGYDAAALGNHEFNYGIETLRKFEDQCHFPLLGANAVDAKTLKPAFPPYFIKKFHVPGAPPVKVAVLGLTNPGIAIWDKAYVQGKLAFPGLKEQAAKWVPKLRAMGADVVVVSAHSGSSGTSSYGDQLPYVENSAALVAQQVPGIDAILVGHAHLEIPELKVTNAKTGKTVVLSEPLAFAERLSVFDIELVFGRGRWTVESVSSKVLNSNTVADDPKITKLLTDEHAKVVEYVNQVVGSATETLTTVDARYKDAPIIDLINKVQEDVVKAALAGTEYAALPVVSQASPFSRTSEIPAGSVTIRDLSSLYVYDNTLVAKLLTGAQIRAYLEYSAEYFVQTAADATVDVEKLTNANNRPDYNYDYVSGFQYDIDIAQAAGSRIKNLTYNGAALDDAQQFVFAVNNYRANGGGAFPHVASAKELWSESTEIRTRIAEWVTAKGVLDPKDFASVDWKLTRNGNPVF, from the coding sequence ATGCCGTTGAACCGTCGGAAGTTCCTGAAGAAGTCCGCCGTGACCGGAGCGGGCGTGGCGATTGCCGGTGCGGCGGCGGCTCCGGCCGCGCAGGCCGCGGAGACCGGGGCAGTGGCGAAGCCGACGAGGCCGGCCAAGCGCTGGTCCCTGACCGTCATGGGCACCACCGACCTGCACGGCCACGTCTTCAACTGGGACTACTTCAAGAACGCGGAGTACACCGACAAGGCGGGCAACGCGCAGGGCCTGTCCCGTATCTCCACCCTGGTGAACCAGATCCGCGCGGAGAAGGGCCGCTGCAACACACTGCTGCTGGACGCGGGCGACACGATCCAGGGCACCCCGCTGACGTACTACTACGCCAAGGTCGACCCGATCACCGCCAAGGGCGGTCCGGTGCACCCGATGGCGCAGGCGATGAACGCCATCGGCTACGACGCGGCGGCGCTCGGCAACCACGAGTTCAACTACGGCATCGAGACGCTGCGCAAGTTCGAGGACCAGTGTCACTTCCCGCTGCTCGGCGCCAACGCCGTGGACGCGAAGACGCTGAAGCCCGCCTTCCCGCCCTACTTCATCAAGAAGTTCCATGTGCCGGGCGCCCCGCCGGTGAAGGTCGCCGTCCTCGGTCTGACCAACCCGGGCATCGCGATCTGGGACAAGGCCTACGTCCAGGGCAAGCTGGCCTTCCCGGGCCTAAAGGAGCAGGCCGCGAAGTGGGTGCCGAAGCTGCGGGCGATGGGCGCGGACGTGGTCGTCGTGTCGGCGCACTCAGGCTCGTCCGGCACCTCGTCGTACGGTGACCAGCTGCCGTACGTCGAGAACTCGGCGGCGCTGGTCGCCCAGCAGGTGCCCGGTATCGACGCGATCCTCGTCGGCCACGCGCATCTGGAGATCCCGGAGCTGAAGGTCACCAACGCCAAGACCGGAAAGACGGTCGTGCTGTCGGAGCCGCTGGCGTTCGCGGAGCGTCTGTCCGTCTTCGACATCGAGCTGGTCTTCGGCCGGGGCAGGTGGACCGTCGAGTCCGTCTCGTCGAAGGTGCTCAACTCCAACACGGTCGCCGACGACCCGAAGATCACCAAGCTGCTGACCGACGAGCACGCGAAGGTCGTCGAGTACGTCAACCAGGTCGTCGGCTCCGCGACCGAGACCCTGACCACGGTCGACGCCCGCTACAAGGACGCCCCGATCATCGACCTGATCAACAAGGTCCAGGAGGACGTGGTCAAGGCGGCGCTGGCGGGCACCGAGTACGCCGCGCTCCCGGTGGTCTCGCAGGCCTCGCCGTTCTCCCGCACCTCGGAGATCCCGGCCGGAAGCGTAACCATCCGGGACCTGTCGAGTCTGTACGTGTACGACAACACGCTGGTCGCCAAGCTGCTGACGGGCGCCCAGATCCGGGCGTACCTGGAGTACTCGGCCGAGTACTTCGTCCAGACGGCCGCCGACGCCACCGTCGACGTCGAGAAGCTGACGAACGCCAACAACCGCCCGGACTACAACTACGACTACGTGTCGGGCTTCCAGTACGACATCGACATCGCCCAGGCGGCCGGTTCACGGATCAAGAACCTCACCTACAACGGTGCCGCACTGGATGACGCCCAGCAGTTCGTGTTCGCGGTGAACAACTACCGCGCGAACGGCGGTGGCGCGTTCCCGCACGTCGCTTCGGCCAAGGAGCTGTGGTCGGAGTCGACGGAGATCCGGACCCGGATCGCGGAGTGGGTGACCGCGAAGGGTGTTCTGGACCCGAAGGACTTCGCGTCGGTGGACTGGAAGCTCACCCGCAACGGAAACCCGGTGTTCTAG
- a CDS encoding lysine N(6)-hydroxylase/L-ornithine N(5)-oxygenase family protein: protein MTHPPDHEPEAPRDLVGIGVGPFNLSLAALAHPLAELDAVFYEQRPGFDWHPGLLIEGATIQVPFLADLVTLADPGSRWSFLNYLKARDRLFPFYFAERFHIQRTEYDSYCRWVSENLPGLRFSHQVDAVRWNPGRDAFEVDFTRLDPDGNAEATGCAYTRNIVLGVGTAPYVPDPLKPLVEAPGAPVIHASDYLDHRDAFLAADHVTVVGSGQSGAEVFLDLLRHRPAGRERLHWIGRTEAFAPMEYSKLGLEHFTPDYTRYFHALDEGVRDGLVASQWQLHKGIDADTIAAIHDELYRRTLRGGWPDAVLTPGVRVRTAGRVATTKVELHLEHVQQNTRSRLTTDAVVLATGYRERPLDRILAGLDPYLCRDAGERPRVDERFRLVLDRAVTGTAYVQNAELHTHGVGAPDLGLAAWRSATILNSLTGKEPYPLPARTAFTTFGLEQPERIPEARRQRALTPLAESR, encoded by the coding sequence ATGACCCACCCCCCGGACCACGAGCCAGAAGCACCCCGTGACCTGGTCGGCATCGGCGTCGGACCGTTCAACCTCTCCCTCGCCGCCCTCGCCCACCCGCTCGCCGAACTCGACGCCGTCTTCTACGAGCAGCGCCCCGGCTTCGACTGGCACCCCGGCCTGCTCATCGAGGGCGCGACCATCCAGGTCCCGTTCCTCGCCGACCTGGTGACCCTCGCCGACCCGGGCAGCCGCTGGAGCTTCCTCAACTACCTCAAGGCCCGCGACCGGCTGTTCCCCTTCTACTTCGCCGAGCGCTTCCACATCCAGCGCACCGAGTACGACTCCTACTGCCGCTGGGTCTCCGAGAACCTCCCCGGGCTGCGCTTCTCCCACCAGGTCGACGCCGTCCGCTGGAACCCCGGACGCGACGCCTTCGAGGTCGACTTCACCCGGCTCGACCCCGACGGGAACGCCGAGGCCACCGGCTGTGCGTACACGAGGAACATCGTCCTCGGCGTAGGCACCGCCCCCTATGTCCCCGACCCCCTCAAGCCCCTCGTCGAGGCCCCCGGCGCGCCCGTCATCCACGCCTCCGACTACCTCGACCACCGCGACGCCTTCCTCGCCGCGGACCATGTCACCGTCGTCGGCTCGGGACAGTCCGGCGCCGAGGTCTTCCTCGACCTGCTGCGCCACCGCCCCGCCGGACGCGAGCGGCTGCACTGGATCGGCCGTACGGAGGCCTTCGCGCCGATGGAGTACTCCAAGCTCGGCCTGGAGCACTTCACGCCCGACTACACGCGCTACTTCCACGCCCTCGACGAAGGCGTCCGCGACGGGCTCGTGGCCTCCCAGTGGCAGCTCCACAAGGGAATCGACGCCGACACCATCGCCGCGATCCACGACGAGCTCTACCGCCGCACCCTGCGCGGCGGCTGGCCCGACGCCGTCCTCACCCCCGGTGTCCGCGTCCGCACGGCGGGGCGCGTCGCCACCACCAAGGTCGAGCTCCATCTGGAGCACGTCCAGCAGAACACCCGCTCCCGGCTCACCACCGACGCGGTCGTCCTCGCCACCGGCTACCGCGAACGCCCCCTGGACCGCATCCTCGCCGGCCTCGACCCCTACCTGTGCCGTGACGCCGGCGAACGCCCGCGCGTCGACGAGCGGTTCCGGCTCGTCCTCGACCGCGCGGTCACGGGTACGGCCTATGTGCAGAACGCCGAACTGCACACCCACGGCGTCGGCGCCCCCGACCTCGGCCTCGCCGCCTGGCGCAGCGCCACCATCCTCAACTCCCTGACCGGGAAGGAGCCGTATCCGCTGCCCGCGCGCACGGCGTTCACCACGTTCGGACTCGAGCAGCCGGAGCGGATCCCCGAGGCCCGGCGGCAGCGGGCGCTGACCCCGCTGGCGGAGAGCCGGTAG
- a CDS encoding GNAT family N-acetyltransferase, giving the protein MVDVIATDAPGGQVLLREPGPADEAPLLALFQACEDWFVAATGLPSGPGDVQSLCYALPPGASPDDKLLLLVERSGTVIGLLDAVRNHPAPGTVSVGLFLPTPSARGTGLGRALADALLARAEGVSSVTATVPPGWTPGERFLERLGFTPDTPTPRGPENANRRAGPREGTVRRAELRLDTRR; this is encoded by the coding sequence ATGGTTGACGTGATCGCGACCGACGCGCCTGGCGGGCAGGTGCTGCTGCGGGAGCCGGGCCCGGCGGACGAGGCACCGCTGCTCGCCCTGTTCCAGGCCTGCGAGGACTGGTTCGTGGCGGCGACGGGACTGCCGTCCGGACCGGGTGACGTACAGAGCCTCTGCTATGCGCTGCCACCGGGCGCGTCCCCCGACGACAAGCTGCTCCTGCTGGTGGAGCGGTCCGGCACCGTGATCGGCCTGCTGGACGCGGTACGGAACCACCCGGCACCGGGCACGGTCTCGGTGGGCCTGTTCCTGCCGACCCCGTCCGCGCGCGGAACGGGCCTCGGCCGCGCACTGGCCGACGCGCTCCTCGCCCGGGCGGAGGGCGTCTCGTCGGTGACGGCGACGGTACCGCCGGGCTGGACACCCGGCGAACGCTTCCTGGAACGGCTCGGCTTCACCCCGGACACGCCGACGCCGAGGGGACCGGAGAACGCCAACCGCCGCGCGGGACCACGGGAAGGGACGGTACGACGCGCGGAGCTACGCCTGGACACACGACGCTGA
- a CDS encoding SIMPL domain-containing protein has protein sequence MTAPYGTADAPRIAVRGEAHLEVDPEIARIGVTVNARGRDRRSALDDLTRRNAAVLDLVKSYGEAVERLETGFLSITPELSSHGRSERVRTYHGRVHVTAELSDFTALGELTTRLADLELTRVDGPWWALRPDSPVHRQARQQAVREAVQRAREYAEALGTTLAALVELADVGAEKADPYAPQAAGRTRSVAFAAAAEDTVAPLDLEPQCQHVYAQVNARFTMTPPRL, from the coding sequence ATGACCGCTCCGTACGGCACCGCCGACGCCCCCCGCATCGCCGTCCGCGGCGAGGCCCATCTCGAAGTCGACCCCGAGATCGCCCGCATCGGGGTCACCGTCAACGCGCGCGGACGCGACCGGCGTTCGGCCCTGGACGACCTCACCCGCCGCAACGCCGCCGTCCTCGACCTGGTGAAGTCCTACGGCGAGGCCGTGGAGCGCCTGGAGACCGGTTTCCTCTCCATCACGCCGGAACTGTCCTCGCACGGCCGGAGCGAGCGCGTCCGCACGTACCACGGCCGCGTCCACGTCACCGCGGAACTCTCCGACTTCACCGCCCTCGGCGAACTCACCACGCGCCTGGCCGACTTGGAACTGACCCGGGTCGACGGCCCCTGGTGGGCCCTGCGCCCCGACTCGCCGGTGCACCGTCAGGCCCGCCAGCAGGCGGTGCGCGAGGCGGTCCAGCGTGCCCGGGAGTACGCGGAGGCGCTCGGCACCACACTGGCCGCGCTGGTGGAACTCGCCGACGTCGGCGCGGAGAAGGCGGATCCCTACGCTCCCCAGGCCGCCGGCCGGACCCGCTCCGTGGCCTTCGCCGCGGCGGCGGAGGACACGGTGGCGCCCCTGGACCTCGAACCCCAATGCCAACACGTCTACGCCCAGGTGAACGCCCGTTTCACGATGACACCGCCGCGCCTGTGA